In the genome of Pseudomonas sp. HS6, one region contains:
- a CDS encoding Vps62-related protein — protein MTTDNSHTLPVGQTESIKSGNLLINFTTEFHRIWDSRGSDSAPGSFWRLAPDPDALPGYFPLGDIVVRGYDNVNGSKIVAVVREGDETPAGKALSRPIDYEKVWRDSSSGAAADCTVWRPIPPSGYVALGVVCSNGRDKPLLNTVRCVRSDLVVAANLGDLIWSDKGSGARQNFSAWHIDPPPAQPGEIYFSPGSFFAVQSHGKPATPVSYVLRMQIPRQVNPAPEPPELSGYEAPSAVEPARVTQVARLPWFAVRENLQPTEQLRTSPFYCLERTDQYVLVGHTYNTGDQCRPAKWKAFPVQNPIMQQIFSSLTSIRIDTAWPANAVNNARAIEFSACLQEDFTHTEHSTGGWNELRPLGVIAMAAKCKAVAVYQIQSDYMLKRADGTKVAVSIGYSDDESLHLSEYPQEVDTPAMLAPASSTALVKGLDHDAVGILVESPPVSDLPPSIDSAP, from the coding sequence ATGACTACTGACAACAGCCACACCTTGCCTGTCGGGCAAACGGAATCGATAAAATCCGGCAACCTGCTGATCAACTTCACGACAGAATTCCACCGCATCTGGGATAGCCGGGGGTCCGACTCTGCGCCTGGTAGTTTCTGGCGCCTCGCCCCTGACCCCGACGCATTACCAGGTTATTTCCCGCTGGGCGACATCGTGGTTCGCGGGTACGACAATGTAAACGGCAGCAAAATTGTCGCCGTTGTCCGCGAGGGTGATGAAACACCAGCAGGCAAGGCTCTCAGCCGACCGATCGACTATGAAAAAGTCTGGAGAGACTCCAGCTCAGGCGCCGCAGCAGACTGCACCGTCTGGCGCCCGATCCCTCCGTCCGGGTATGTCGCCCTGGGAGTGGTCTGCTCCAATGGCCGAGACAAGCCGCTGCTCAATACTGTCCGATGCGTCCGGTCGGATCTCGTGGTGGCCGCCAACCTCGGCGATCTGATCTGGAGTGACAAGGGCAGTGGTGCCAGACAAAATTTCAGTGCCTGGCATATTGATCCTCCACCCGCACAACCCGGCGAAATATATTTCTCGCCTGGAAGTTTTTTCGCTGTCCAGAGCCACGGAAAGCCTGCTACCCCAGTGTCCTACGTTCTTCGAATGCAGATCCCTCGCCAGGTAAACCCCGCCCCAGAACCGCCGGAGCTTTCAGGTTACGAAGCACCCTCAGCGGTCGAACCGGCCAGAGTCACTCAGGTTGCACGACTGCCGTGGTTCGCCGTCAGAGAAAATCTGCAGCCCACAGAGCAATTGCGCACGTCGCCGTTCTACTGCCTGGAACGCACAGACCAGTACGTCCTGGTCGGACACACCTATAACACGGGCGACCAGTGCCGACCTGCCAAGTGGAAAGCTTTTCCAGTGCAGAACCCCATCATGCAGCAGATATTCAGCTCATTGACATCGATCAGGATCGATACGGCATGGCCGGCCAATGCTGTGAACAATGCCAGGGCAATCGAATTTTCGGCCTGTCTGCAGGAGGACTTCACCCACACTGAGCATTCAACCGGCGGCTGGAATGAATTGCGCCCTCTGGGCGTTATCGCCATGGCGGCGAAGTGCAAGGCGGTAGCGGTCTATCAAATCCAAAGCGACTATATGCTCAAGCGCGCTGACGGCACGAAAGTGGCGGTCAGCATCGGCTACTCGGATGACGAAAGCCTTCACCTTAGCGAATACCCGCAAGAGGTCGACACTCCGGCCATGCTCGCCCCGGCGTCCAGCACGGCCCTGGTAAAGGGCCTCGATCACGACGCAGT